The following are encoded in a window of Kaistia algarum genomic DNA:
- a CDS encoding HK97 family phage prohead protease: MDRLFIETKIAADDAGAIRGIAWKFGTPDRIGDVIEPGAFAKVALPIPMLFGHDMSDPVGTWDTANEKADGFHVEGKLLVDEVARAREVFALVKAGAVRGLSIGFLTKKADARPGGGRTIKALELFEVSLVTVPMHPGARVTSAKSAADALRLAALINRATTALTGG, translated from the coding sequence AGATCGCGGCCGACGATGCCGGCGCCATTCGCGGCATCGCGTGGAAGTTCGGCACGCCCGATCGGATCGGCGATGTGATTGAGCCGGGCGCCTTCGCCAAGGTCGCACTCCCGATCCCGATGCTGTTCGGCCACGACATGAGCGACCCCGTGGGCACCTGGGACACGGCGAACGAGAAGGCAGACGGCTTCCATGTTGAGGGCAAGCTCCTCGTCGACGAGGTGGCGCGCGCCCGCGAGGTGTTCGCCCTCGTCAAGGCCGGTGCCGTGCGCGGCCTCTCGATCGGCTTCCTGACGAAGAAGGCCGATGCCCGCCCCGGCGGCGGGCGGACGATCAAGGCGCTCGAACTGTTCGAGGTCTCGCTTGTCACGGTCCCCATGCATCCCGGCGCCCGGGTCACCAGCGCGAAATCCGCGGCCGATGCGCTTCGCCTCGCCGCGCTCATCAACCGCGCCACGACGGCGCTCACCGGAGGCTGA
- a CDS encoding phage major capsid protein, whose translation MQHVSQRALLAGAIELKGEEDDPVAIVTKSIADLTKTVDDRLKAVEGKGLDPKLVERLDKIEAKMNRPGTGEDKPTEPTVERKAFGAYLRHGNGAPQDELKALTVSSDPGGGYLAPAEMSTEFVRELTLVSSVRTIASVRSTGAPSVKYPKRTGITNSQWEGEIDDQPESAVTFGQADIPVRMLTTYVDISNQLLADSAGQAEAEVNQALAEDFGKKEGAAFVNGNGILAPEGLMVNADIAYTANGHATVLATDPLISLLYALPAQYRNVGSWAMNGTTLAYIRKLKDGQGNYRWQPSYQAGQPETILGRPVVEMVDMDDIASGAFPVMYGDFSGYRVVDRLSLSILVNPYLLATKGVTRIHATRRVGGAVLQASKFRKLKMATS comes from the coding sequence ATGCAGCATGTGTCTCAGCGCGCCCTTCTCGCCGGCGCCATCGAATTGAAGGGCGAGGAAGACGATCCGGTCGCGATCGTCACGAAGTCGATCGCTGACCTGACCAAGACAGTCGACGATCGCCTGAAGGCTGTCGAGGGCAAGGGTCTCGACCCGAAGCTGGTCGAGCGTCTCGACAAGATCGAGGCGAAGATGAACCGCCCCGGCACCGGCGAGGACAAGCCGACCGAGCCAACCGTCGAGCGCAAGGCCTTCGGCGCCTATCTGCGTCATGGCAATGGCGCGCCGCAGGATGAGCTGAAGGCTCTGACCGTATCGAGCGATCCAGGCGGCGGCTATCTGGCGCCGGCCGAGATGAGCACCGAGTTCGTGCGCGAGCTGACGCTCGTCTCGTCGGTGCGGACGATCGCCTCCGTCCGCTCGACGGGCGCGCCCTCGGTCAAGTACCCGAAGCGGACCGGCATCACTAATTCCCAGTGGGAAGGCGAGATCGACGACCAGCCGGAGAGCGCCGTCACCTTCGGCCAGGCGGACATTCCCGTCCGCATGCTCACGACCTATGTCGATATATCCAACCAGCTGCTCGCTGATAGCGCCGGCCAGGCCGAGGCCGAGGTCAACCAAGCGCTCGCGGAGGATTTCGGCAAGAAGGAGGGCGCGGCCTTCGTCAATGGCAACGGCATCCTGGCGCCGGAAGGCCTGATGGTGAATGCCGACATCGCCTATACGGCGAACGGCCATGCGACGGTCCTGGCGACCGATCCTCTGATTTCCCTGCTCTATGCCCTGCCGGCGCAGTACCGCAACGTCGGCTCCTGGGCGATGAACGGTACGACGCTCGCCTATATCCGCAAGCTGAAGGACGGCCAGGGCAACTACCGCTGGCAGCCGAGCTATCAGGCCGGCCAGCCGGAGACGATCCTGGGCCGTCCCGTGGTCGAGATGGTGGACATGGACGACATCGCCTCGGGTGCGTTCCCCGTCATGTACGGCGATTTCTCCGGATATCGGGTCGTCGACCGCCTCAGCCTGTCGATCCTGGTGAACCCCTATCTGCTCGCCACCAAGGGCGTGACCCGGATCCATGCGACCCGCCGTGTCGGCGGTGCCGTGCTGCAGGCGTCGAAATTCCGCAAGCTGAAGATGGCGACCTCGTAA